One Dama dama isolate Ldn47 chromosome 24, ASM3311817v1, whole genome shotgun sequence genomic window, CAAAATCCTGACAAGGAACACCTGCACTTGGAAAATATGGACAGCTTCTACTGAtctccaccccccccacccccatggtaCCTTGTGTTAGTCACTCCTGGAAATGCCTCTATGTGTGAATTCTATTTTTGTATTCATCTGTCAAGATGGGCCTCGTGGTTTCTCTGTCTTCAAAGCACACTTCTCATAATTCCCATTGTTTTTTATATCGTCACCGCCCCTGAGCGCTGGTGAGGAGAGTGCAGGGGTTTTCCACACAACCTACAGGGAAAGGGATGAAGCTAATATTTATATCACGTAATTATATCATTATTGTGTCTGTGTATTTCTGTACTAAATTGACTGATGCCATTCATGTGAGCTGTAAATGAGGGGTCATCCCTGTCCATTCCAGAAGGGCGAACCCACCCTGGGTGGTTTTTTTCTAAAAGGCAAGGAGATGGGTAtcagaggaaggaagaagtcAGAGGGCTTTGCCTATGAAGCCGAGATTGCTTATTAAATTAGGAAAATCCCATCCCATGGGCTTCTGAGACTTCTTGGAACTTCAGGAAGATGttgagccaggaaaaaaaaaaatgctggcaaAGGGCAGCTGGCACGTAGGCAGCCCTGCTCCTTTTTCACAATAACACTTGACTTTGTGACAGCAACACTTGGCCTGGCGCCTGTCTTCATCAGCCACATACCAAGGTATATTAAGGCCACTGTGCTCttgctggcaggggtggggggtagggggagcCAGGCTGTGCCGTGGGAGCTGCAGCTTTTGGGGGGGGGAGCCCCTGAGTCTGAACTACTGTGCAGGCTGCAGGAGGcacctctcccccagccccactccccgCCGTGACATCATGACCCTGCCCCAAGAGCAGACTCCACTGGTGCCAGAGGGAGATAGGAAAAGGCAGGGTTGCTTTAGAAATGGGAAGGACATCACCCCCAAGTCACCACAGAGACTAGCCCCTTGCTTGGATGGGCCCTTCAACCCATGCTATGGACTAGTAGGCTTAACAGTCATCAGTCATTAGTCCCATCTTGCAACCCCGGCCCTGGAGCAGGACCCCTGCTTTTGCCCCCTGGACCGTGCACAAGCACCCAGGCCTCACAGAAAGTGAAACCCTGTTGCCCTGCCCCAGGCCACCACCAGCATCTGAAAAGTGCTGGGCTGGGTGGGTGTGTGAATAGGAGGGGAACCCCCTTCTCCCCTGGGATGCATGGTATCTCTGCTCCCACATCACCACCATTCATTCCCTGAAGACCCCTTGGGCCTGGACTTCCCTCGGCCCCTCACCACCTCCACCCCCCTACGCCCCCATCCGGAGCcctatttccttcctcaggggttTCACTCTATCTTCTGCTcccagatttttccttttttttttttttttcagatttttcctttAAGTCTTATACTTCCCCTGGTCTTTGGGCCTGTTTCATGATTTCTTAAACAGGTCTAGAGCTGGAAAGGGTCTTCGAGAAAGTGTTTAGTCAAATGATGTCCAAAATGGTGTCCTTTGGAACAACTGTCTCATGAGATCCTCGACAACATTCAGATAAACACGGGATTTCTGTCCCCTTAGCCCAACAGAGCTGTACACTGCCTGCTTGCTTGCCTGAGGAACCCATGATGATTCCTCACTAACTTGCATGTCTACTCTGTGGTATATGATCTTCCAAAACAAGTGGTCCTCTAAccacccccttttttttccccatggagCAGCTGCCATTTCATGTTTCTAATGTTTTGAAGAGCATATTTCGGGGGAAATGCTGGTTAGATTAATTCCCTCCCTTTACATGtgagattaattaattaatctctGCCTTCTAAGCCTATAAGCTCTGGAGGCTCTGACTTCCCAGATGGAATAGACACATCTTGGTTTCCCATGGCCAGCACCACAGCAGGACCTGACACCCCATGGTTGCCAAGCCGCCGGTCCGCTGTTCCTGGGACCTGGACTCTGCCCTGCCTCTGGCTCCTGTCCTGTCACACCCAGCCTGCCTCCCCagcccacttcctgctcctcttgtGTCTGGCATGGTCCTCTGTGGAGGGTTAGGGTTCACTCCAAGACTGTGGCTGTCCTATAGTCCACAAGACTAGTTTCTAAGCAAGGGTAAGGGGCAGAGTGGGGGCAGGATGAGGGAGGAAGACAACCCTTTTCACTGTCTCAAAGGGCTTCTTTGCTAAGCCGGGGTCAGGTCTCAGACACCCTTAGAATCCCCTGACTGCAGGAGTGGGCAGGGAGCAGCCATCAGGAGGCAGGTCTGACACCTGCGGGGTTTTCCTCTCTGTGGGCTGGCAAGGACCCGGGATGTGGTTGGAGTGAGGTGGGTCTCACAGGGCTCTGCTGTCCAGCAAACTGAGGTGTCTCTGATCAGCCACATCTCCTTAGAAGTAGCAGACAGCTGCTCAGGAATAGACCAGTTTTCACCCCAGTTAAGGATCTACCCCAAACTCACTCAAATCCCAGCCTGAAGGGGCTCTGGCGAGGAGAAAGTTCAACATGCGGCAAGATCAAATCCCCGGGGATATCGGAGATTACAAACTTGGCCCTGGTGTGCAGAGAGAATGAATGGGTGGGGCTAGGTTTGGACATAATACCTGATAAGGAGCTCAAGGATTGTTAGGCCTCCACCCTGGCTTCTCTTCCGGACTCACCCACCCTCCTGGTGCACAGCAGATGAAGAAAGTGGCCCCGTGCCCACTTCCCACTGCTCAGCCCCAGCCCGCCTTTGTGTGGGTACCACTGCTGGCCCCCCCTTCCTTAGAGGCCGTGTCCTAACGGAGCCTTTCACTTTCCCCGCTGGATTTTCATTAAGGAAACTTCTGGTTCCTCAATGtagcctattaaaaaaaaaaatcattttccacTGAGGATGGGAAATGCAGCAGTCTCCAGGGAGGCCTCGCAAGGGACGCCCACCCTCATGCTCCCACTAGGCCTCCAGCGGTCAACTAGTAGCTGTACTCAGGAACTCTGCCGTGAGGATGGCTCAGGAGGCCAGTCTTAATTCCTATCCCCTACAGAGGAAAATGACTGGAGTGCACCTAACCCATCCCAAGGGTGCATTTTACTGCCAAGAACATCCCACTGGGCAGAGAAGGAAGACCAGGGCAAGGACACAGCCGCAGGCAGGAGAGGATTCCAAAGTGAATCAAGGAGCCCAGAGCAGAGTCCAGGTGTCTGCCATCAAATGGAGGAGACAGTACTAGAGACTTAAAGCCCAGATTTCCCAGTTTGGGGGACAACGGGGGCTCCGTTCTCATAGATAGAGGTATGGAATAATGATGTGGCAGACCAGCAGCTTGCTTTATGGGCATGACCTCATCTGTTCACTCTGCCTGCCCCCGCAGCTGATAAGAATCTGGTGCTGTTTCCTGTAGTCCAAGGGTCTCAGACAATGGTGTGAACGGCTGGCCCTACTGGAAAGGACAttgttcagagaagaaaaaacaacacgCTAGCACAAAGCGGAGCAGGACCTGCCTGAACGTAAGGGCCTGTTTACAAATCTGCCACTTCCAAGCAGGGGGACACAATGGGGAATTGTTTCTGGAGAGGCTAGAGTCCCCTCCAGAATGCTCCTGGGGGCTGGGGATGGCTTTGATGGCCCAGACAGGTCTCAGATGCTCTGTGAGGGACGGACACTGATGGCGCACATGCCTTCCTGTTTATCAGAGGTGCACTTCAGGGCAGGCTCCAGGAGTGAGTTTACACCCAAGACCAGGGGGAGGAGCTCCTGAGCTTCACTCCCTCTACTCAGGCCTCATACTCAGGGATGTCAGGGGGCTGGAGGTGGTTTGCCAGGGAAAGGTGagattattttctgaaaaacatcaactctttggtTTATGGCCTGCAATTCCCATTCTGCTTTTTGGAAAAAATGTACAAGGCATGAGAGCCTTGCAAATAGCCACCCCCTCTGCAATGGGGCTCCCTGGCTTGGTCTGTAAGGGAGACTTCTCACATCAGGGACCCTGTGATGCTACAGCCTTCAGGCAGTCTGGGAGCACACAGGGGGCTGATGCTATGTCCCTGGGATCAGGGCCAATGGGGTTGCTGTTTCTCATAACCACCTCCTGCTCTGTCTACAGGAAGTCAGAGCCTTTGAACCACCAACCAAAGACCCTGATgtcagagagtgtgtgtgtgtgtgtgtgtgtgtgtgtgtgtgtacgcagcAGGAGGGTAgggcagaagaggaagagaatcATATTACTCAATTCCCTTGGAATTGGGAGATCCCATTTTTAGGGGTAAGGGGAGGGCAGCTGTGGTTAGGAAGTTCACTTTGGGTCTAGAGAGACCTAGAAGGCAATCCTATCTAAGGACCTGACCTATGATCCTAAGTGTCATTAGTAACTTAGAAGTTACTGTCATGTCTATACTAATCTCTAAATATAACAGGGGCACAGCTCATGAATAAACTTGAATGAATGTGTTCAGAACACCTGAATAGCAGTAAGTCCTGTGCAATCCTAAAATAGAAGGAAGCTTTCCTAAGCCTTTCTCAACCTTCCATGTGTAAAGGGTTAGAATCTTCTTCCTCAACGTGCTCACAGTGCCCTCTGGTGTTTGACAGTAAAACAACAGGTTTATAAACAGGATTTGAGCACATCCAATAATCCCGGTGACATCAAACTGACTCTGAATGTGGGGTCCCAAGCCAGACACCATGAGGGGGAGAAAAGTTAATAAGATAGACAGGTCCCTTCCTATCAGGGACTTCCGATCTAGAGGGAGAGACAATTATGGGACAAGATGGAGAACAGCACAGGCTATCACAGGGGTACAAGCAGAGCTCAGACGGAGTGCCAAGGCGTGAAGAAGTGGCCCTCACACTGGATTCTTCAGGCTAATGATAGAGGTTATGGCTCTCTAGACTCTAAGCCTCATGCTCAGGGCCCAGTATGCCAGGGTAGCCATGGCAGAGTGCCCATGAAAGACCCTAGATGTCCATCTCAGTGGGGGCCATCCTAAGTAAAGAAGAGTTAGCAGATGTTTTATGGCAATTACAGAAGGGAAAAGGATAGATATGTCAGCAAAGCAAGTGGATGTAGGAAACCATACAGAGAGAAGGCTTTTGCTGTCGTCCTGTGAGGCACAAGGGTCTGAGCTGAGCATTGGCCctgggatggagaggaaggcaAACATGTAAAAAATTCAAATTGACAAGAAAGAGGGTGGTTGAGCAGAAAAGGAAACATAAGGAGATTCTGAAGTTTCTGGCCCTAGTTCATGGTTCCCACAAAGGTAAGAATTAGAGGAAGGGGAGCAGGTGCTCTGGGGAAATTTTATTTGACGTCTATTCCTATTCACCCCAAGTGAACTATTTGTTCCAGGTCCTAAGTTATAAAACAGCAATTGAAAcaagtctttaaaatattcaagatgagggacttccctggtggtccagtggttaagaatcctcccaccaatgtaggggacatgggtataatccctggtccaggaggatcccacatgttgtgggacaattaagcccatgccccacactACTGAATCTCAAGCGCCTGGAACCTGtgcgccacaacaagagaagccaccaccacgaGAAGCCCGTGTGCCGCGACAAGagggtagcccccacttgcctcaactagagataGCCTGCACGccataacaaagacccagcccagccaaaaataaataaataatgcaagaTGAGTCTGGGCTATCTTGTAGGGCCAAAAAGTAAAGAAGTgctcaaaacaaaaccaaaccaaaagggAACACAATATTGGCAGTATGTGAAAAGGACACAGGAGCCCCAGTGGCCAAAGCTAGAGCAACCTGAATAAGTAGAACCAACAGAATAAGTAGAActggattataacccaaagtataaTATACGTATCCACgagtccatactgatataaatggTTGAGTAAATAAGTAAGCGGGAGAGGACAGGTAAATCTCCCATGCAGAAAAACTCCAAACAAATACATGTAGACACTCAGCCCttaaagagggaggggacataaatCCCCACTCATTAATTGTGTGCTGCACAGAATGGCTTCTTTCCAAAATTTACAGTATATGAAGGGGGGAAAGGgagtaatttttctctttctcgaAAAACTCGACAAACACTAATTTGGCCAGATGCCCAACATGAACATCAAGAAGGATAAGTTATGTTGATCATAGGTAACTTCAATCTGATGTGATAAAGATGGTACTTTGCCTGTGTGGTCTTCTTCCCTCAAACCCATGAATGAGTGTGTGCGtgctccagtggctcagtggtctccaactctttgagactttggactgtagcctgccagactcctctgtccatgggatttttctatcAAGAATTCTGtagcgggttgccacttcctactccaggggatcttcccaatccagggatagaacccacatatcttgcgtctcctgcattgcaggcagattctttactgctgagtcatcggggaagccctaatcatgagaaaaacatcagacaaatccaaatTGAAGGGCCCTCAACAAAACACCTGACcatactcctcaaaactgtcaaggtcatcaaaaactaGGAAAATTTGACAAACTGTTAGAGCCAAGAGGAACCTAAGGACACAGGATGACTCAGTGCAATATGGTATCCTGGATGGGCGGCTAGAATAGAAAAAagacattaggtaaaaactaaggaaatctgaataaaatatgAGCTTTATTTGGCTAATAGTAATGTATCAGTATTGGTTCATTAATTGACACAAATGTACTGTATTGCTGCAAGACATTAATGGGGGAACCTGGGCTTGGGGTATGTGGGGACTCTACAGTATCttcacaatttttctttaaatctttgaAAACTATCCCAAGTTAAAAGTCTAAGGAAAAAGCCCAGTTATCTGAGAATGGCTGGTTAGGCCCACATGAAGAGGACATGTCAAAGTCAGACTTTCCAGCACACAAAAATGGGCTTAGCTATTAACATCAACGAAGAGTAAGGGTATACACACTATGATAAAGTTAATAagggtgtgtgcacacatgtgcactgTTCTGATAGGCACCAACTGCACACAGAAATCGGGCAACAGAATGTCTGGGTGACAAAACGcaccccctctccccactcccactaTGAGCTCCACCCGCCACCCATTGCAGCAGGGGCTTAGAGGGTGCTGATTGAGGGCCATTGTTTTCAGTTACAGTGGTATTTCTCACACTTGAGTAGTATAGAAATGGACTcttttatttaaaggaaaagataCTACCCCAGATGTCTGAGAATATGCCTGGTGACCCAAGTTATATAAACTCTGTAAGAAACTAATGTCTTAGTTTTGGAAGTATCTTTCAGTTGTGAATTATTGCTGGAAGAGTTGAATCTTTAGGATAggtaaaatattgtttaaaatataacttGAAACCTCTCTTGTCACTTGCAGAGCTCTGACAAAGTGTCCTTGGATGTCCAAATTAGGAAGCACAGCACTGAATCCCCTAATTTGcgggagaaaaaatgaaaaaaggcagagtCATGGGGGAGATGTGAGAAGGCCCAGTGAGCAGCAAGCTCAGAAGGAGCAGGCTCTAGGAGGCAGGTCTTCCAGAAAAGAAGTGCATAGCCATCTGATGTTCAGCCTATGAGGGAAAACTGTACTAGGAGGCAACTGATCATGTGGAATATATGGGAAGAATTAGCTATGGGTAAACAGCTATGggtaaacaacaaatatatatatatttgtttaaaggaaaaaacaatgtacaggagaggaaaaataaacatagtATACCACTTGAATCAGTAGTAAACAGCAATTACATACCTGTAAACACTGAAGGTTAATTTAACAGAAATTGTGATGTAATGATAAAAGACGGAGGGAATGAAAATGAGAAGGTTTTAAAGGTGCTAGGTCTTTATGGAACATATAGGAAGTAAAAAATGTCTTACAATTAATATATTAAGAAATGGCTAAAAAAGTGGAAAGTAGGTGTCTTCAGGGAATAGGACTGGGGGTAGGGAAGGATGAGTCCAGAAAGTACTTTTCACTATAGTCCTTTTAGTAtgctttgactttttaaaagtatttacttTGTCCCTAACTGCCCCTTTGGGATTCCAATTGAATCTGGTCAAATCTGAATCACTGTACACATTCAGGTGTAAGTCTTCAGGGGTCAGCAACATTTGAACCAAGTTCACCTTGGTTCAAAAAAAGTTTCACCTTGGTGAAAATGCCAACTCAATATCTGGCAATGGTCCAGTTTCCCCCACTAATCCAAAACCCAcaaaagcattaaaaacaaacaagtgttCTGTTTCTCTCAAGACCTTCTGCCAAATTTCTATCCTAGCTGCCTTGCCTACTGTCTGCCATGGCCCCCTTACCTGAGCTGGAAATACTCAAGCCACCAGGTAGGAGGGTTTGAGTGGAGCTGTGTCTTCACTCTTGCTGGGAGGTATGCTGATGACCAAGCCGCCGGGAGTGAGGGGAGCCCCTTCTGCCCCACATGAGCATGGCTGTCCCCGGCCTCTCTGAGTCCAGGGCCCCAAGCTTTGCAGTGGTAGCCTATTCTCAATCCAGAGTGGACTCCTTTGCTGCTCCCCTTCCTGATGATAGCTTGTGTGTTTTTTGCACAATGATGAAGTCTCTGTCCCCATAAAGTCCATTTACCTGCAAAATACTTCCCTCCAAAGCAACAGGTCTAAGATGAAAGCTCTCCATTTAATTTACTGAATTTTGTAGATCCCTTAGTATGCTAGATAAATTCCAGAGTGAATGTTTACGGAGACACCAATGGAGAGAAAACCTTTATTTGCATAATAACAAACGCAGGTGAAGAAAGAAGTATACGAGACTAGATCAAGGTGGAAGAATCTTggtggaagaaaaaaagagtataaaAGGCCCTCTGGGGATCAGACAGGAAGAGCAGAGGTGCTCTCAAAACTACAAAGTCGTTCCGTGATTAGCGTCAGGACTACTCTGAACTAGCGTTCCCCCAGGACTTCTCTTTTCTTGGTTAAGAGATACCCTGCTGGCCCCTTTCCTCATCTCCCAATCCCAAAGTGCTCCCTCCTCTAAACCTGATGGAGGAGCACAGCTCTGTACCCAAATGTGCTTGGCAGAAACTACTCAGGAAATGTTACTCAGATTTTTTGCAGCTCTTAGAGAGTGTGACACCCTTGGATCCCCAGGAGTGGCTCCTCCTGGGACCAGGGGACTCTGGGTTTTCTAATAAGGAAGATCCTGGCCAATTGGTCCAAGAAGGGCCCGGATTCTCTTCCAGCCCGGTGTCTCTGTAGAAATGTCCCCTGGAGAGGACGGTGCTGCTGCAACAGGGGATGTCACCTGAGTTTTCAAGTGTGTACCCTGTGGTGAAAGAAAGTTGGGAGGGGCCAACTCGACCCTCTGTTTCCTTCCCAGGCACAGGTCTTTATGCCCCTCCCTAGCCACTTTTCTTCCCAAATTAAAGTACCAAGTGAAAGTCCGAATCTGATAGCACACCCTCCTCCTTTACTAAGCACTGTGGGTCCCCCTgatcccccacctccaccaccaccacgagTCCCAGCCCACCCTCACCACCCTCACCAAGACCAGATTATCCCTCCAGTCCCACCTATGACTTTGGCAGCAGGCGCACACTCCTCGCACTCCCATTTCTTACAGTTGGATCTGAGAGAGGAGCAGTTCCTATGGGTTCCATGGGATCCGCATGTAGCACACAGAATGAGGTGCCACTTCCTACAGGAAGAGCCAAGGGAGGACTGTGGGACACATGGAACACTCAGAACCACTCTTGGGATGTTTGCTGCAGTTCAGGCCCTTGCTGAGATCTTCCTAGGAATCTTTCACTACACATTTTACTCAAGATGGAGGGGTGGCTGAGTGCTGATCCCGGGACCTGCGGTCAGCCACAGCCACGCACAAGGTAGACTGGGAAGCAAGTGGCCCTGAGTGTCTCTCCGTGGGGCACAAGGAGAGCAGACCTAGCAGAGGGACCTGTTCACTTGTGTATGAGTGAGTCCTGAGCTGCTCAAGGATGGGACTTAGCAACTGTGTTTGCCCTGAGATCTGCAGACAAAGGTAAATTTCTTGTGCCTGAAAACTGTACTAAGGCCTAAGATCGCCCTGATGAGAGATCTTTCTAGCCAGGAGCTTTTCCCTACCCTTCTTCCTCAGAGCTGTCTCTGCCTTGTTCATACAGACAGATGGGGGCATCACAATGCTGATAGCGCTGATACAACTCTGAGAAAGCCCCTGGCTCGAGTTCCCAGGCAGCGTCTCTGCAGTGGGAGAAGAAACAGTGAGTAAGGGACGTAAAATCGGCTGGTAAAACCTTTGTTCACCTAGGAAGAACTAGCAAGAACTCAAGCTGGTACAGCAAGAGTTCAACAGGCTGTCCAAATGCTTTCAACAAGGCGGGGCAAGTGGTCTGGCAGTGGGAGAGGGTAGAAGCAGATGAGTGGAACACAGGGGTTCCTTAGTTTCACACTGGAATTCAAGGACTCAATGAACTCTGTCCCCCAAAGCACCTTTTTTTGGAAACATGCGCACCACCCCTACTCTCCTGCCCCCTCCATTCCCCTTTATAATTGAAAAGTTCTCCCGCCACCCTTCCCTTTTCACTGTGTATTAATGCTTATGCTACTTCCTCATTCTCTGAACTATCCTTACACTCACCTCCTCTCTAGAAAcataggcaacccactccctgGCTCAATTCCTGTGGTCAAGTTTCCACTACCTGTCTGGAATATGAATTCCCATTCTTAGCATTTCTTTAGGAAACTCTTCTCGATTGTTGCACTGTGGACATTTGAAGAAATGCTTTGCTGATGTGTGGGCATATTTCTGTAAGATAAACACGGGAAAACTTTGTGCTTATAAAAACACTCTCTTTGATCACATTCTCTCCACCCTTACCCTCATCTCACAGAGGATACTGCTAAGAGAGGCTGGGGCGAGGGCTGCAAACCCAGGGGTCAGATCAGGGACCAAAAAGCTCAAGAAAGCACCCAGGAGTGCCTCAGGTGTCATCTTCAGCCATGGGGTCTGGCAGTGGTCGACCTGGCTGGTGTCAGGTACCGTGGATACACGTCTCCCTTTCCTTCAATCTCAGGAACCATGGCTGATTGTGAAGCTACTTGACTCATTCTAGGAGTAGTTCATTTGCTCCAGCCATCCTGAGGATTTTGTTCAGTCTAAATAATGAATGAGGTACTACAGGTCAAGGATGACCAGAGAGCCAGCTAAGTTTCCTCTGGAACCAGTTCTGCATACAGACCTCCAGCACAACGCACAGATGCTGAGATTGCCTGAGCATTCCCAGGATGCTCAGAGCTGGGCCATTGTGGATGGTCCCCAGTGCAGAGAGCGCCCCACCTGTATGCACTTCCGGTGGTAGATAGTTTGGCTACAGCATGGGCTCTGGATGTTTTCAACACTTATTTGGGATAAGTCTTCACAACACAAGATACAGCTTTCCTCCCCCACGTTCCTGCGTCGGATGTTCTGTGTAGGGCGATGTTTCCCACAAAATGATCTGTGGCAGAATAAATAGGCTTCGTTTTTTGTTTGTAAATGATGCAGTTTTCCAGCTGCCCGGAAGAGGAATAGCAATCAACCACCCTGGCCCGTGTCCAGTGAACCTCCAAGCTCATGGGGAGGAGGCAGAGCAGGGTGAAGAACAGCCACATGCCTTCTCACAGCTGCTTTCCCACTGAGCAAAGCTCCACAGCCTCCTGTTCCTGAAAGCCCCACTTAGCTCTGAGCAGCTGTCTAAGAATCCCAGCTGCTTGTAATCTAAGGAGGGGATGGGAAGCAAGCAGTAAATCTGTGAAATCGCCAAGTCAAGACACTGTTTCTCATTATCAAATGGAGGGACAGATTTTCTGGTGAATCAAAATAGGCCCGTGAGAACCGGCCTCTGATTTCATCAGATGCTAAATAACAAATTACAAAAGGGCAGCTCAACTTTCCCCCTTCATCACTCACTTGTACTCTCCAAAAAACTGTGAAAGGCAACCCCTTTCTAGGCCACAAGGAAGATGGAAGTTTCTGACACATTGGTCCTTCTGGCAGTTGATGGCAGCTCCCTTTCTCTTGCACACAAAACAGATCTGCAAATGAGATCCCGGGCAGTACTCAGGACCCCCAGACAAACAGACAGAAAAACAGCATGCTGTGGAATGGAAATGCTTTGAAACACCAGCCACTCCTCTTCCTCGGTGGACCTAGAAGCTCTAAGGCAAGCCAGAGCTGAGCTTCAAGCAGCACTGCATTCTTGTTGGCTTTCGCAGGATGTTGCTCCCTCTCCTCACTTAGGACACTATACACTAGAGAAGGACGGAACTTAAGACCAGTGGGAAATTCAAGAGTCCTCTGACTGTGAAACCAATTAGGGGGAAGAAGAGAAGCAGGGATGAGAGGAGCAGTAAAGGAGGCCGACCCCAGCCCCCACTCCAGGGGTTCTAACCTTCCTCGAGGCCCGGGCTGCCTCCCTTCTGATGTCTTCAGGTAGAAATCCATGGAAACCTCTGTTGGGTTGGCCCCTCTGAAGCAGCTTGCTAGATAGGATCTAGAAGGGCAGCAGAACCAGGCTGTCAACAGTGATGATCAGTGAGACAGTGCAGCAGGGTGAGGAGGATGACAGGATAAGAGAGCCAAGAAatagagcttggtgggctacacatGCATTCACagggtaatttatttatttaacaaaggtTTATGTAGCACAGGTGTTGGGGACTCTTAAGTGCTTTTcaaatattaacttatttaatccttgcaacaacTTTAAGAGGTAGGTActatcatcatccccattttatagtcTAGAGAGATCATCTGACTGGATCAAGACAACGGAACTCCAGAGCCTGGGGTTTTATCCACCTTTGTGCTATGTCTTTCATTTATTGAGGACTATTTTTGTGTGCTGAGCACTTTGGAGAAACACTCCTAACGCAGTGACTCATTTTCTGCTCACAACCCTGTCATATGGATGGATGCCACTGCGATCCTCATCTTAGAGGCCACGGAGGTACAGTGCATTAAGTGACCTGGCTGAGGTCACACAGTAAGGAGGCAGCCGAGGGGCATTCACATCCGGGCCCACAGAACTCACACTCTCCCTCTCCTGCTGCACTGACCCTTGGTACAGAATCAATACTCTTCTCAGAGTGTAttctttacagaaaaggaaacagcgCTTTAAAGTCTCCTGACTATAGTCATTCTGCCTTATAGGGAAAGGAGAGGAATTGAACTTTTCTTTGAAAACATACTTTAAAGGACCTTTTGTTTCTGAAAAGCCCCCAAAGCAGAGCCTAGAATGGGAAATCAAACAAAAAGAAGCTGAACTGTTATATACCCAAGAACAGTGAACATATACATACTTTGGAAGAATTTCACACCTGAGCCCCACCCCAAGAAGCTTCTAAAAATCTTAAGAAGGGTATTAGACTTTACAGTAATTACATGTAACGGGGACTGAGGTTATTTTAACAATATAGCAAAAGTGAGCCTACAAGGTTGGATGACTTGAGGATACTTGAATCATAGCCCAATTAGGCCTAAAACATATCTATGTTTACACTCACTCAAGGCTTTAGGACTATATGAGTGATTTCTATCTATACTTTTAAGTGTTATTAACATTTTCTACAATGAACTGTATAATTTCTATAAATAGAAAATTCAGTAGTGAAACAttaaaaacaacctaaatgtcctttaATAGGAATTTAATACTTTTTGGCACAACTGTACCA contains:
- the PHF7 gene encoding PHD finger protein 7; translation: MKTIKEKKGHQRLRKSVKTKRVTQRKPSSGPVCRLCLREPGDPEKLGEFLQKDNLSVHYFCLILSSKLLQRGQPNRGFHGFLPEDIRREAARASRKICFVCKRKGAAINCQKDQCVRNFHLPCGLERGCLSQFFGEYKSFCGKHRPTQNIRRRNVGEESCILCCEDLSQISVENIQSPCCSQTIYHRKCIQKYAHTSAKHFFKCPQCNNREEFPKEMLRMGIHIPDRDAAWELEPGAFSELYQRYQHCDAPICLYEQGRDSSEEEGKWHLILCATCGSHGTHRNCSSLRSNCKKWECEECAPAAKVIGYTLENSGDIPCCSSTVLSRGHFYRDTGLEENPGPSWTNWPGSSLLENPESPGPRRSHSWGSKGVTLSKSCKKSE